The stretch of DNA AATACCTTCTATCAATTTCAGACTTGCTCCACCACCTGTACTTACGAAGGTCATCTCATCAGCATCACCGGCACGCTGTGTTACATCAGCAGTATCCCCACCACCTACAATCGTTGTTGCATGTGTTTGTGCAATGTTGTTTGACATTGCGAAACTACCTTTTGAATATCTGTCCATCTCATAGACTCCCATAGGACCATTCCATATGATCGTTTGTGCATCATTAAGTGCTTCACGGAAAAGCCTTGAAGATGCAGGACCTATATCCAGTCCCATCCAACCTGCAGGGATCTCTTGTATAGGAAGAAATTTCACTGTCGTCTTCTCTGAAAACTCCGGCGCTACCACCACATCAACCGGTAAATAGAGTTTAACCCCCAGCTCTTTGGCTTTGGTCATAATACCTTTTGCCTCATCCAACAGATCATCTTCAACCAATGAATTACCCACTTCATATCCTTGTGCCTTCAGGAAAGTAAATGCCATTCCACCACCGATGATGATCTTGTCTACTTTATTGATAAGGTTTGTCAATGCCTGGAGTTTACCAGATACTTTGGAACCCCCAACAACTGCGATAAAGGGACGAACAGGATTTTCAAGTACTTTAGAGAAGAAATTGATCTCTTTACTCATAAGGAAACCTGCTGCTTTATGGTCTGCATCAAAGAATTTGGTGATCGCATCGATAGATGCATGTTTTCTATGACAGGCACCAAAGGCATCATTGATATAAAACTCTGCAAAACTTGCCAACTGTTCTGCAAATACCATATCATTTTCTGTTTCCCCTGCTTCATAACGAAGATTTTCAAGTAAAAGCATATCGCCTTCTTTCATAGCCGCTGCTTTCGCTTTAGCATCTTCACCCACGACATCTTCTGCCATAAAGATATCATTTTCTACTTTGAGTAAGGTGCGCAGTCTTTTTGCGATAGGTGCCAATGAATACTTCTCTTCATACTTCCCTGGTTCCGGTCTTTCATAGTGTGAAGCAAGAATGATTTTACAGTCTCTGTCGATACAATAACGGATTGTCGCCAAAGCAGAACGTATACGTCTGTCATCTGTAATGTTCCCAAATTCATCCTTTGGTACATTAAAATCACATCTTATAAAAACTCTTTTACCATCAATCTTTAAATCTTTTAATGTTTTCATCTATTCCCTGTCTTACTTTTTACTTACATGTACTGCCATGTCTACTAAACGGCGAGAGTATCCCCACTCATTGTCATACCAAGAGAGTACTTTTACCATGTTGTCTCCAATCACCTGTATAGTATCGAGCGGTACGACTGTACTTAACTCTTCACCCACAAAATCTTGAGAAACCCTGTACTCTTCATCCACACCTAAAATACCTTTATGTGATCCTTCACTGGCTGTTTTAAATGCAGCCTGTACCTCTTCAACTGTCACGTTTGTGTTAAGGGTTACCGTCAGATCGACCATAGAGACATCCGGTGTCGGTACTCTTATCGCCTGCCCATTCAACTTGCCTGAAAGTGCCGGAAGTACTTTAGAGATGGCCTTAGCTGCACCCGTTGTTGTAGGTACCAAATTGGTTGCTCCAGCACGTCCTTTTCTCGGGTCTTTTTTATGTTTTGCATCCAAAATAGGCTGCGAAGAGGTATAAGAGTGGATCGTAGTCATCAACCCTTTTTCTATACCAAATACATCATCCAACACTTTTGCTACAGGCGCCAGTCCGTTTGTCGTACAGCTTGCATTGGAGATGATCGCTTCACCTGCATAATCCTCTGCATTTGCTCCAAGTACGAATGTTGCCGTGTCATCTTTTGCCGGTGCAGAAAAAATCACCTTCTTTACACCATTGTCCAAATAAGGCTGTACACTCTCCGCTGTCAAGAATGCCCCTGTACACTCCAGAACAAGATCAGCACCACAAGAGGCAAAATCCAGCTTAGAGAGATCACGTTCTGCAAATATCTTTGCTTTCGTTTTACCGATGTTCAAATATCCGTCGGCTACAGTAACATCATTACGTCTTCCATGGACAGAATCATATTTCAGGTTGTACTGGATCATCTCATCAGTACCGGATGCATTCACTGCAACAAGTTCAATATCATCCCTATCTGCAATAATACGCGCCACACATCTACCAATTCTTCCAAGTCCGTTAATTGCTACTTTTACAGCCATACTTTACCCTTATGATTATTATGCTAAAATTACGCAATTTTACAGTAAATGAGGTTAGTATTTGGTTAATCATCAAAAGCCTACTATAGCTATCTTTGGAGGGAGTTTCGACCCTCCTCACAAAGGACACCAACTTATCGTTGAAAAAGCTGTAGAAAAGCTGCAGATCGACCAACTGCTTGTCGTACCTGCCTATCTGAACCCTTTTAAAACATCTTCACTGGCTGATGCCGCTACACGGCTTGCTTGGTGTCATATGTTGTTTGACCCCATAGAACGTGTGAAAGTGGATGATTATGAGATCAAAGAAGGCAAAAGTACCGTAACCTCACAAAGTGTAAAACATTTTAACCAGAAATACGATGTCAAGTATCTGATCATAGGATCTGACAATCTGTCAACATTGACAAAATGGCATGCGTTTGAATGGCTGAATGAAACAGTGACCTGGGTTATAGCAACACGGGATGATCATCATTTAGATACGGATGCACTTAATAGCTGGGAACTTCTGCCTATAGAAGCACCTATGAGTTCAACCCAAATAAGAGAAGAAAAAGATTTACAATTTATTGACGAAAAGATCAGAGAATCTGTCAAACATATATTAGAAGGGCAACACCATATGACAATAGACGAAAGAATAGCAAACATCGTAAAAATCCTTGACGATAAGAAAGCCGAAGAGATTGAGGTATTTAACCTTGATGATGCAGATTATATAGCAAAACGTGTAGTGATCGCTAACTCACTCAATGGAAAACACACGCTTGCACTTTTTGACCATCTCAAAAAAGAACTCAAAGAACAGGGGGAAACGTTTATCGCTTCAGACGCTACAGACGAATGGACAGTAGCAGATTTAGGCGATATCCTTATCCATATCATGATACCTGAATACAGACAACGCTATTCACTTGAAACATTTTTAAACGAACTTGTTGAAAATCAGAAAAAGAAAGATAGTGATCCTGCATAGATGAATTTCACTTCCAATACTGCAAATGACAATGATCTGTCATTTGCCTAGCCTACTTCATGACCCGAACCCGTCAACCACTCCAATAACAAAAACAAGCCTATGGTCACCAGCGGCGAAAAAATGATCCAACCAACATATTTCTCTCTTACAAGATAAAGTATCAATCCTCCCCATGAAATAATCATCAGGATCAAATGTGCCAGATATATGGGCATGACCGGACGTGTTACATTCCCCGCAACTGCCAATGATAGGATAATACCAAGCGTAAGAAGTGCTGTAAAAAGTTTTTTGATATTTTTGTTTCGATGGTATTGAAAAGCAATGAGTCCCAATGTAGCCAGTACCGCTAAAATAATGAGTGCTTTCATCAATACTTCTCCCCTTTGAAGAAGCCAAAAAGCCCTTCAAATTTTTGCTAAACGTTATAGATATTATAACTTATCGACCGTCTCGATCCCGAGTATATCCAATCCTTGTTTGATGGTCTTGGCCGTCAGGTCAGCCAAGAGTAAACGACTCATCTTAGTTACATCATCAACACCCTCTTTGAGGATAGGATTCTGTTCGTAAAAACGCATAAAGAGTGTTGCCAGCTCATAAAGATAGGTCGTGATCTGGTTAGGTGCCGCATCTACTGCAGCACGGTCGAGTACATCTTCAAAACGGAGCAACATCGTAGAGAGTCTATGCTCCAATGCATCACCGATAATTATATCACCCTCCATAGGACCGTCATACTTTCTGAAGATACTCTGGATCCTTGCATAGGCATACTGCATATAGAGTGAAGTGTTACCCTCAAAGCTCAACATCTTGCCCCAGTTAAAAATATAGTTGGATTCACGGTTGATCGAAAGGTCCGCATACTTTACGGCCCCGATTCCTATGATCTTGGCCAATCTTTCCAACTCTCCTTCCGAATAGTTCTCTTTGTCATTGATCGTCTCTTTGGCTTTTGCAACAGCCTCATCAAGCAGTTCAATGAGTTTGACTGTACCGCCTTCACGTGTTTTGAATGGTTTTCCGTCTTGACCCATCATCGTACCAAATGCGATATGTTCAAGCTTCACATCTTCAGGAACAAAGCCTGCTTCTTTTGCCACCCTGAAGACCTGTTTGAAGTGCTCTCCCTGTCTTGCATCCACCACATAAGAGATACGCTGCGCCCCTAATGTCTGTGCTCTGTAGCGTAATGCAGCAAGGTCTGTAGTGGCATAGAGGTACCCCCCATCACCCTTTTGAACGATTACCGGGACTTCCTCGCCTTCCAGGAATACACATTGTGCACCGTCACTCTGTGTCAATAATCCTTTTTCATCCAGATCGCTGATCACACCGTGCAGGTAATCATTGTAAAAACTCTCTGCGCGTACATCTTCGCGTGTCAGATTGACACCGAGTTTTTCATATACCTCTTCACAATGTCCTAAAGAGATATCTATAAACTTTTGCCAAAGTGCTAAACAGTGAGTGTCGCCGCTTTGGATTTTTACGACATACTCTCTGGCTTTATTTGCAAATGCCTCATCTTCATCAAAACGTCCTTTAGCATCTTTGTAGAACTGCTCCAGGTCTTTTAAACTTACCGACCCCTCTTCGTGTATCTCTTCGAGGTAGGCAATGAGCATTCCAAACTGTGTACCCCAGTCTCCGATATGGTTTTGACGTATGACATCATCCCCAAGATAGGTTAAAAGGTTTGCCAATGTATCACCGATAATAGAAGAGCGCAAGTGTCCTACGTGCATCTGTTTGGCCATGTTCGGACCAGAATAATCTACTACTACCTTGACAGGTGTTTCACGTTTTTCTACACCAAGTCTGCTGTCTTTACGTGCTGATTCACATTGTGAAGCAAGCCAAGAGGGATTAAGCCATAGGTTGATGAAACCCGGACCTGCTATCTCTGCTTTTTCGAGTATTCCGGTCAGATCAAGGTTTTCTATGATCTCTGTAGCGATCATCCTAGGATTCTTACCTAAGGGTTTAGCTAAGGCCATTGCCCCATTGAACTGGAAATCACCGAATTCGG from Sulfurovum xiamenensis encodes:
- the nadD gene encoding nicotinate (nicotinamide) nucleotide adenylyltransferase; the protein is MVNHQKPTIAIFGGSFDPPHKGHQLIVEKAVEKLQIDQLLVVPAYLNPFKTSSLADAATRLAWCHMLFDPIERVKVDDYEIKEGKSTVTSQSVKHFNQKYDVKYLIIGSDNLSTLTKWHAFEWLNETVTWVIATRDDHHLDTDALNSWELLPIEAPMSSTQIREEKDLQFIDEKIRESVKHILEGQHHMTIDERIANIVKILDDKKAEEIEVFNLDDADYIAKRVVIANSLNGKHTLALFDHLKKELKEQGETFIASDATDEWTVADLGDILIHIMIPEYRQRYSLETFLNELVENQKKKDSDPA
- a CDS encoding phosphoglycerate kinase produces the protein MKTLKDLKIDGKRVFIRCDFNVPKDEFGNITDDRRIRSALATIRYCIDRDCKIILASHYERPEPGKYEEKYSLAPIAKRLRTLLKVENDIFMAEDVVGEDAKAKAAAMKEGDMLLLENLRYEAGETENDMVFAEQLASFAEFYINDAFGACHRKHASIDAITKFFDADHKAAGFLMSKEINFFSKVLENPVRPFIAVVGGSKVSGKLQALTNLINKVDKIIIGGGMAFTFLKAQGYEVGNSLVEDDLLDEAKGIMTKAKELGVKLYLPVDVVVAPEFSEKTTVKFLPIQEIPAGWMGLDIGPASSRLFREALNDAQTIIWNGPMGVYEMDRYSKGSFAMSNNIAQTHATTIVGGGDTADVTQRAGDADEMTFVSTGGGASLKLIEGISLPGIEALE
- the gap gene encoding type I glyceraldehyde-3-phosphate dehydrogenase, yielding MAVKVAINGLGRIGRCVARIIADRDDIELVAVNASGTDEMIQYNLKYDSVHGRRNDVTVADGYLNIGKTKAKIFAERDLSKLDFASCGADLVLECTGAFLTAESVQPYLDNGVKKVIFSAPAKDDTATFVLGANAEDYAGEAIISNASCTTNGLAPVAKVLDDVFGIEKGLMTTIHSYTSSQPILDAKHKKDPRKGRAGATNLVPTTTGAAKAISKVLPALSGKLNGQAIRVPTPDVSMVDLTVTLNTNVTVEEVQAAFKTASEGSHKGILGVDEEYRVSQDFVGEELSTVVPLDTIQVIGDNMVKVLSWYDNEWGYSRRLVDMAVHVSKK
- the argS gene encoding arginine--tRNA ligase; this translates as MKLKQQINNVIKEAFTKAGIEHEPMSVTEATKAEFGDFQFNGAMALAKPLGKNPRMIATEIIENLDLTGILEKAEIAGPGFINLWLNPSWLASQCESARKDSRLGVEKRETPVKVVVDYSGPNMAKQMHVGHLRSSIIGDTLANLLTYLGDDVIRQNHIGDWGTQFGMLIAYLEEIHEEGSVSLKDLEQFYKDAKGRFDEDEAFANKAREYVVKIQSGDTHCLALWQKFIDISLGHCEEVYEKLGVNLTREDVRAESFYNDYLHGVISDLDEKGLLTQSDGAQCVFLEGEEVPVIVQKGDGGYLYATTDLAALRYRAQTLGAQRISYVVDARQGEHFKQVFRVAKEAGFVPEDVKLEHIAFGTMMGQDGKPFKTREGGTVKLIELLDEAVAKAKETINDKENYSEGELERLAKIIGIGAVKYADLSINRESNYIFNWGKMLSFEGNTSLYMQYAYARIQSIFRKYDGPMEGDIIIGDALEHRLSTMLLRFEDVLDRAAVDAAPNQITTYLYELATLFMRFYEQNPILKEGVDDVTKMSRLLLADLTAKTIKQGLDILGIETVDKL